Proteins from a genomic interval of Tenacibaculum sp. SZ-18:
- the menA gene encoding 1,4-dihydroxy-2-naphthoate octaprenyltransferase produces MFKNYIKAARLRTLPLSVSGIIVGAYLGSFDSFLPIYEKMRDTTICIARVPSYQSSIFWLAILTTIGFQVLSNFANDYGDGVKGTDKNREGEARMVASGVITPKQMKKAMIMTAIFTLVVAIGLIYVAFGKDNFGFSLLFFGLGIASIVAAIKYTVGNSAYGYSGFGDLFVFLFFGLLAVVGTYFLYTKTLSFTIFLPAFTIGALSTAVLNLNNMRDRVNDAKVGKNTLVVKIGSEFAKYYHYYLIGSSFLFAFLYVGIHYRTPFQFLFLIAYIPLIKHLLFVHNNKEESLLDGELKKVALSTFLFAILFGLGNVL; encoded by the coding sequence ATGTTTAAAAACTATATTAAAGCGGCTAGGTTAAGAACCTTGCCGCTTTCTGTTTCAGGAATTATTGTTGGAGCTTATTTAGGTTCTTTTGATAGTTTTTTGCCAATATATGAGAAAATGAGAGATACGACCATTTGTATTGCAAGGGTTCCGTCATATCAATCTTCAATCTTTTGGTTGGCAATCTTAACTACAATAGGTTTTCAAGTGTTGTCCAATTTTGCTAATGACTATGGTGATGGTGTTAAAGGAACAGATAAAAACAGAGAAGGAGAAGCAAGGATGGTAGCTTCTGGTGTGATAACTCCAAAACAAATGAAAAAAGCAATGATAATGACTGCAATTTTTACCTTGGTAGTTGCAATTGGTTTAATTTATGTAGCTTTTGGAAAAGATAACTTTGGTTTCTCATTATTGTTTTTCGGTTTAGGGATTGCCTCAATTGTTGCTGCAATTAAATATACAGTGGGAAATTCTGCATATGGTTATAGTGGTTTCGGCGATTTATTTGTTTTCTTGTTCTTTGGTTTGCTTGCAGTGGTAGGAACGTATTTCTTGTACACTAAAACTCTTTCTTTTACAATTTTTTTGCCAGCATTTACCATCGGAGCTTTGAGTACAGCTGTTCTTAACTTAAATAATATGAGAGATAGAGTGAATGATGCCAAGGTTGGAAAAAATACATTAGTCGTTAAAATAGGAAGTGAATTTGCAAAGTATTATCACTATTACTTAATAGGATCGTCATTCTTGTTTGCATTTCTGTACGTTGGAATTCACTATCGAACTCCATTTCAATTTTTATTTTTGATAGCGTATATACCATTAATAAAACATTTACTTTTCGTTCATAATAATAAAGAAGAATCCCTATTAGATGGAGAGCTTAAAAAAGTAGCATTAAGTACTTTTTTATTTGCGATTCTTTTTGGGCTAGGAAACGTTTTGTAA
- a CDS encoding (Fe-S)-binding protein, which produces MNVPTMADMMAQGKQPEVLFWVGAAGSYDDRAKKITKSFVKILQQANVDFAVLGTEESSTGDAAKRAGNEFLFQMQAMTNIEILNAYEVKTIVTCDPHSFNTLKNEYPSLGGKYKVYHHTQYINKLIADGRFSIEGENLKGKRLTYHDPCYLGRANDIYETPRDLIRRLGVKSTEMKRHKSTALCCGAGGAQMFKEPEKGDMDINILRTKDALETNPEIIATGCPYCNTMMTDGVKFNLKEDQIVVKDIAELIAEANNL; this is translated from the coding sequence ATGAACGTACCAACAATGGCAGATATGATGGCTCAAGGAAAACAACCAGAGGTGTTGTTTTGGGTGGGAGCTGCTGGAAGTTACGACGATAGAGCGAAAAAAATAACAAAATCTTTTGTGAAGATTTTACAGCAAGCAAATGTTGATTTTGCGGTTTTAGGAACTGAAGAAAGTTCTACCGGTGATGCTGCTAAAAGAGCTGGTAACGAGTTTTTATTTCAAATGCAAGCAATGACAAATATTGAAATTTTGAATGCCTATGAAGTAAAAACAATTGTAACTTGCGATCCACATTCTTTTAATACATTAAAAAACGAATATCCTAGTTTAGGCGGGAAATATAAGGTTTATCATCATACGCAATATATCAATAAATTAATTGCTGATGGAAGATTTAGTATTGAAGGTGAAAACTTAAAAGGTAAACGTCTTACCTATCACGATCCTTGTTACTTAGGACGTGCAAACGATATTTATGAAACTCCACGAGATTTAATTCGTCGTTTAGGGGTTAAATCAACTGAAATGAAGCGTCATAAATCTACAGCTTTGTGCTGTGGTGCAGGAGGTGCGCAAATGTTCAAAGAACCCGAAAAGGGAGATATGGACATTAATATCTTACGAACAAAGGATGCCTTAGAAACGAATCCTGAAATTATTGCAACAGGTTGTCCTTATTGTAATACAATGATGACAGACGGTGTTAAATTTAATTTGAAGGAAGATCAGATCGTCGTAAAAGATATTGCAGAGTTAATTGCAGAAGCTAATAATTTATAA